Proteins from a single region of Stigmatella erecta:
- a CDS encoding tetratricopeptide repeat protein, with protein sequence MRTQSKAPAGKNAMTLVRSLTTAALAFTTACATSSQIKPATAGTPNERPIPVATSEVPSAPPASNDSGPHALFVSALAAFDAGNYDAARKGFEQVVAAAPQSLNAQFNLGLIAERQGRLADAQAAYEKVLSQAPDHQPSLLNLGRLYRVQEKFAQAIRLYEGALEAPGHAHDVALLNNLTVAYRLAGQFELAEATARRVLARSKDNPEAYKNLALVYYDQGQYRLAELVSANARKLAENDPGVYNNLGMIYLKLNERPRALAQFQKAVSLDGKFAPGYLNIGAMSLAYRDYAGAEKAFARAVELDPTSYESHLYYAYALDGQKGSDGKRGLAAGDAFEKVLAMRPEHPEAVCGAGWAYAADRAGWQKALGYLERCKGLQATAPQDRQMIDAKVQGIQAMLKSGQTQPAAEQKKEAVQGKDGSLLDKVSDEAAREEGTPAEEPPPADETASEAPAPSQEVPAAAPDSPAGAPVPTP encoded by the coding sequence ATGCGCACCCAGTCCAAGGCTCCCGCAGGGAAGAACGCCATGACGCTCGTCCGCTCGCTCACCACCGCCGCGCTCGCCTTCACCACCGCTTGCGCGACGTCCTCACAGATCAAGCCCGCCACCGCCGGGACGCCCAATGAGCGGCCCATCCCGGTGGCCACCTCCGAGGTGCCCTCGGCGCCGCCTGCCTCCAACGACTCGGGGCCGCATGCCCTGTTCGTCTCGGCCCTCGCCGCCTTCGACGCGGGCAACTACGACGCGGCCCGCAAGGGCTTCGAGCAGGTGGTGGCGGCGGCCCCGCAGAGCCTCAACGCCCAGTTCAACCTGGGGCTCATCGCCGAGCGCCAGGGCCGGCTCGCCGATGCCCAGGCCGCCTACGAGAAGGTGCTCTCCCAGGCGCCGGACCATCAGCCCTCGCTGCTGAACCTGGGGCGGCTGTACCGGGTGCAGGAGAAGTTCGCGCAGGCCATCCGCCTGTACGAGGGGGCGCTGGAGGCGCCGGGCCACGCGCACGATGTGGCGCTGCTCAACAACCTCACCGTGGCGTACCGGCTCGCGGGCCAGTTCGAGCTCGCCGAAGCCACCGCCCGCCGCGTCCTGGCGCGCAGCAAGGACAACCCCGAGGCGTACAAGAACCTCGCGCTCGTCTACTACGACCAGGGGCAGTACCGGCTCGCGGAGCTGGTGAGCGCCAACGCGCGCAAGCTCGCGGAGAATGATCCCGGCGTCTACAACAACCTGGGGATGATCTACCTGAAGCTGAACGAGCGTCCCCGCGCGCTCGCCCAGTTCCAGAAGGCCGTGTCGCTCGACGGCAAGTTCGCCCCGGGCTACCTGAACATCGGCGCCATGTCGCTGGCGTACCGCGACTACGCGGGCGCCGAGAAGGCCTTCGCCCGGGCGGTGGAGCTGGACCCCACCTCCTACGAGAGCCACCTGTATTACGCCTATGCCCTGGACGGGCAGAAGGGGAGCGACGGCAAGCGGGGCCTCGCCGCGGGAGACGCCTTCGAGAAGGTGCTCGCCATGCGTCCCGAGCACCCGGAGGCCGTGTGCGGCGCCGGCTGGGCCTACGCCGCGGACCGGGCTGGCTGGCAGAAGGCGCTCGGCTACCTCGAGCGCTGCAAGGGCCTGCAGGCCACCGCGCCCCAGGACCGCCAGATGATCGACGCGAAGGTCCAGGGCATCCAGGCGATGCTCAAGAGCGGGCAGACGCAGCCCGCCGCCGAGCAGAAAAAGGAAGCGGTCCAGGGCAAGGACGGCTCCTTGCTCGACAAGGTGTCCGATGAGGCCGCGCGCGAGGAGGGGACGCCCGCCGAGGAGCCGCCTCCCGCGGACGAGACGGCCTCCGAGGCGCCCGCGCCTTCCCAGGAAGTGCCCGCGGCCGCTCCGGACAGCCCGGCCGGGGCCCCGGTGCCCACGCCCTGA